A DNA window from Ranitomeya imitator isolate aRanImi1 chromosome 2, aRanImi1.pri, whole genome shotgun sequence contains the following coding sequences:
- the LOC138667045 gene encoding zinc finger protein OZF-like has product MEEWEYLEGHKDLYKEVMMEVPQPLTSPVLSSKRTTPERCPRPLLPQDWKQENPNVSQDHQGKDLPHINTTETYVRAEDRCKEEIPTDNCTDDCTRSAERHLIFSDFAADDLVIAPDICEEYGDISDTPQYLLRKNLSSDNFHQVLSSSSSKTNMQNICHRRTVVHEMAFNGEKPFSCSDCGKCFTEKNYVVTHQRSHTGEKPFSCSECGKCFSQKSHLVTHQRTHTGEKPYSCLECGKCFNQKSHLVTHQRSHTGEKGFPCSECGKCYSEKSKLVIHQRIHTGEKPFLCSECGKCFIEKSHLVVHQRIHTEEKPYSCSECGKCFNGKSDLGRHKKIHTGEKPFSCSECGKCFTEKTNLLRHKKTHTGKS; this is encoded by the exons atggaggagtgggagtatttagaaggacacaaagatctgtacaaggaagtcatgatggaggttccccagcccctcacatcaccag ttttaTCCAGTaaaaggacaacaccagagagatgtccccgtcctcttcttcctcaAGACTGGAAGCAAGAAAATCCTAATGTTtcacaggatcatcag GGTAAAGATctgccccatattaatactacagaaacATATGTGAGGGCTGAAGACCGGTGTaaggaggagattcctacagataactgcacag atgactgtaccaggagcgcCGAAAGACATCTGATATTTTCAGATTTTGCAGCAGATGATCTTGTTATTGCACCAGATATATGTGAAGAATATGGTGATATTTCAGATACACCTCAATACCTTCTCAGAAAAAATCTGTCATCTGATAATTTTCATCAGGTCctttcttcttcttcatcaaagACCAATATGCAAAACATATGTCACAGAAGGACTGTTGTACATGAAATGGCTTTTaatggggagaaaccattttcatgctcagactgtgggaaatgttttacagagaaaaactatgttgttacacatcagagaagtcacacaggggagaagcctttttcatgttcagaatgtgggaaatgttttagtcagAAATCACATctagttacacatcagagaactcacacaggggagaagccatattcatgtttagaatgtgggaaatgttttaatcagaaatcacatcttgttacacatcagagaagtcacacaggggagaagggatttccatgttcagaatgtgggaaatgctatagCGAGAAGTCCAAACTTGTtatacatcaaagaattcacacaggggaaaagccatttttatgttcagaatgtgggaaatgttttatagagaaatcacatcttgttgtacatcagagaattcacacagaggagaaaccatattcttgttcagaatgtgggaaatgttttaatgggAAATCAGATCTTGGTCGAcataagaaaattcacacaggggaaaagccattttcatgttcagaatgtgggaaatgttttacagagaaaacaAATCTTCTTAgacataaaaaaacacacacagggaaatcgtga